In the genome of Streptomyces lydicus, the window GCTCACCGCCGAGCAGCAGCGGCTCATCCGCGCCGCCGACACCTTCTTCATCGCCACCGCGGCCGCCGACGGCGCCGAGGCCGGCCACCGCGGCGGCTACCCCGGCTTCGTCCGGGTGCTCTCGCCGAACGAGCTCTCCTGGGAGGACTACCCGGGTAACGCGATGTTCCTGACCCTGGGCAATCTCGAAGGCGATCCCCGCGCCGGCCTGCTGTTCGTCGACTGGAGCACCGGCAGCACGCTCCAGCTCACCGGCACCGCGACCACCGTATTCGGCGCGGCCGGCCGCACCCTGCACTTCACGGTGGCCGAAGCCGTGGAGACCCCGCACGCCAGCCCGCTGCGCTGGTCCACACCCGAGTACTCCCCCGCCAACCCACCCGTAGGGGACAGCGCATGAACCTCCGGGTGGCGCCTCCCTACGCCCCGGAGCCACCCCCCGAGCCGCCCCCGGCAAAGAGCCCGTCCGGGTTCTCTCGCCCCCCACAGCCAAGAGAAGGAGCCCCCCATGGCACCACCGCGCCCGCCCTTCCCGCCGTTCGACGAGCCGAGCGCGCTGCGGAAGGTCCAAGCGGCCGAGGACGCCTGGAACACCCGCGACCCGGAGCGCGTCGCCCTCGCCTACACCGAGGACTCGGTCTGGCGGAACCGGGACACCTTCCTCACCGGCCGCGACGAGATCATCGCGTTCCTGCACCGGAAGTGGGCCCGCGAACTGGATTACGCGCTGCGCAAGGAGCTCTGGTCCTACAGCGGCAACCGCATCGCGGTGCGCTTCCAGTACGAGTCCCATGACGCGGCCGGCCAGTGGTGGCGCAGCTACGGCAACGAGCTGTGGGAGTTCGACGGGGAAGGCCTGATGCGCCGCCGGGAGGCCGGTATCCACGATGTCGCGATCACCGGCGACGAACGCCGCATCTTCGGCCCCCGCCCGGAGGAGGAGAAGGGACGGCCCCTTCCCTTCCGCTGAGCAGCAGGAGACGCCCCGGACTCACCCGCCCTTCAACGCCTCCCCCAGGACCGCCACGCCCTCCGTGATCTCGCCCGGCGTGCGGGCGGCATAGCCGAGGACCAGGCCCGGAGCGGCGGGGAGCTGCCGGTGCCAGGACAGCGGCTGGACCTTGACGCCGCGGGCGAGGGCCGCCGCGGCCAGGTCCGTATCGGAGCCGCGGCAGACGTCCGGCGCGAAGGTGATCGTCAGATGCAGGCCGGCCGCCGCACCGTGCACGGTCGCGCCCGGCAGCTGGGCCCGGATCGCCGCGATCATGGCGTCCCGGCGCTGCCGGTGACGCCTGCGCAGCAGTCGCAACCGGCGCTCCAGCTCGCCCGATTCCATCAGCCGGGCCAGCACCAGCTGCGGCAGTGCCGCATTGCCCAGGTCCGCGAACCGCTTGGCGTCGGCCAGCGCGGTGCGGTACCGCGGCGGCGCCAGCACCCAGCCCACCCGCAGGGCGGGCGCGAGCAGCTTGGAGATGCTGCCGGCGTAGCAGACCTGGTCGGCGAGGAGGGAGCGCAGCGCGGGGGCCGGCGCACGGTCGTAGCGGTGCTCGGCGTCGTAGTCGTCCTCGATGATCAGGCCGCCGTCGGCCGCCCAGCGCATCAGCTCGCGGCGCCGGCCGCCGTCGAGCACCACTCCGGTCGGGAACTGGTGCGCCGGGGTGAGCAGTACGGCCCGCGCACCGCTCCCCCGCAGCGCGTCGACCCGTATCCCGTGCTCGTCGACCGGCACCGGCGGCGTCGCCTGCTGCCAGTGGCGCAGGTGCTGTTGCGCTCCGAGGGACCCGGGGTCCTCCACCGCGGTCTCCCGGATCCCGTCACGGTGCAACACCTGGGCGATCAGGCCGAGGGCCTGCGCGGTACCGGAAACGATCAGCACCTCGTCCGGCTCCGCCCTGATCCCGCGGTTACGGGCCAGCCAGTTGGCGACGGCCAGCCGTAGTGCCGGGGTGCCACGGGGGTCCCCGTAGCCGAGCTCGGTGGACGCGAGGCCGGCGAGCACCGCGCGTTCGGCGCGGAGCCAGGCCGCACGGGGGAAGGCGGACAGGTCGGGTAGGCCGGGTGAGAGGTCGATCCGCGCGGGCGCGGTGCGCAGCTCGTCGAAGATCTCCGGGCCGGGGGGAGCGGCGAACGGTGTGGTGGGCCGGTCCCGGTGCACGGCGGGTGCCGCGTCCGTGGCCCTCGCTGTGCCTCGCACCGTGAAGCTCGACGTGGCCCTCGCCGGGGCCCTCGCCGTGGAAATCTCCGTGGAGCTCGCCGTGGCCCCGGCCGTGGCTGTCACGGGCGCGGCGACGACCACGGTCCCGGCTCTCCTCCGCCCGGCGAGCTGCCCGTCCTCGGTCAGCCGCTGATACGCCTCGGTGATCACACCGCGCGATACCCGCAGCTCAGCGGCGAGCACGCGGGTGGCGGGCAGTCTGCTCCCGACCGGAAGTCGGCCGTCCGCGATCGCGCACCGCAACTCCCGGGCGAGCCAGTCCGACCGGCCGCCCGCGGGTGCTTCCGCGATGTTCAGCTGCAGGAAGTCGGAGGAGCCGGAGGGGTCTGGGGAGCCCGAAGGAGCCGAAGAGATCGGAGGAACCGGAGGAACCGGAGGAGTTATGGACTTGTCCGTGGGCCGTTCTTTGGACCTGTGCACCGGGCCATTGTCCCGGCACGGTGAAGCCATGAACACGAACACCGCGTACGTCCATGGCTACTTGCCCCGCGAAGCCCGGCGTCTCTGCGACCAGGCGGACACCCTGGCCCCCTTGCTGCACGCCGGAACGGCGTACCCCGCCGGCAGCTGGGTCCTGGAAGTCGGCTGCGGGGTGGGTGCGCAGACCGTACATCTGGCCAGGAACAGTCCGAGGGCGCGCATCGTCGCGGTCGACCGTTCCGAGGAGTCGCTGGCCCAGGCCCGCGCCTACATGGCGGAGCAGGAGCCCGGGGCCGACGTGACGTGGCGGGCCGCCGACCTGTTGCATCTCCCCTTCAAAGAAGCCGAGTTCGACCACATCTTCGCGTGTTTCGTGCTGGAGCACCTTGAGGAACCCGACAAGGCGCTGGCCACGCTGCGCCGGCTCCTGCGCCCCGGCGGGACGCTCACCGTGATCGAGGGCGACCACGGCTCGGTGGTCTTCCATCCGGACAGCCTGCACGCCCATGAGGTCATCGGCCATCAGGTGCGCCTGCAGGCCACGGCAGGCGGAAACGCGCTGCTGGGACGGGAGTTACAGCCGCTGCTCCGTGTCGCCGGATTCGAGAAGGTGGCCATCCGTCCGCGTACGGTCTACGCCGACCGGACCCGGCCCGCCCTGGTGGACGGCTTCACCCGGAACACCTTTATCGCCATGATCGAAGCGGTCCGGGACGACGCCCTGGGCGTCGGTCTGACCACCGCCGCCGACTGGGACCGGGGGATCACCGACCTGCGGCGGGCCGCGGAAGACGACGGGACCTTCCACTACACCTTTTTCAAGGCAGTGGCCGTCAATCCGATGCCGTAGAGGGGCGTAGGGCCGATCTCTTCGCGACACGAGCCGAAACGGGTCGCCACCGGCCGCGGCCGACCGAGACGGGCCGGGACCGGCCGAGACGGGTCGCGACGAGAAGCGACGGGACGCAGCCGGACGCGACGAGTCGACACCACGCGGAAGAATCCGTTCCGGAAATCCCCCCACCCCATTCCCCCAACTCCTTGACTGTGAAGTTGACTTGGTGCATCTTGGAATGACCGTTCCGAGATACGGGGCGGGCGGGATGCGACGGGTCAGCCGACCGCCGCGCCGCCCGGCCCGTGCCGCACGCAACAGCGAAACGAGCAGGCCGGCCATGCCCGACATCAAGCACTTCAACCCCGACATCGTGCTCGACGACGCCCTCCAGATCTTCTGGCGGCAGGGCCTGCCCACGACCGGCATCCAGGCGCTGGTGACCGCGACGGGCGTGAGCCGGTCCAGCCTCTATGCGACGTTCGGCAGCAAGGACGGCCTCTACGCCGCGGCGCTGGGCCGCTATATAGCGCAGCACTCGATACCGGCCTTCGCCCACCTGTCGTCGGCCGCCTCGGGGCTGACCGCGATCGAGGAGTTCTTCAGCGGGCTGATCGAGGTGCGCTGCTCCGGCCCGGTCGCCGGCTGGGGCTGCATGGTCACCAATGCCTACGCCGGACCGGAGTGCACCGCCCCCGGTATCCACACCCTGCTCGAGGAGCACCACACCATGCTGGAAGGAGCCATGCGAACGGCCCTGGGTACCGCCGAGGACCTGGGCCAACTCCAGCCTGACAGCGATCTCGACGCGTCGGCCGCGGTACTGGCGACGCTCGCCTACGGCGTCAATCTGCGCTCCCGTGCGGGCGCCGACGCCCAAGCGCTCACCGACACGGTGGCCGCCGCCCTCGCGCCACTGCGCGCCCACCCCTCACCCCCTCAGGAGCACCGACCGCAATGAGCCTCAACGACGAACTCACCGCCTTCTTCCGCGCTCACTACCCCAAGCTCCCGGCCGCTGCCCGTGAGGTGATGGACCGCGCCGGCCGCGACCTCGCCGCCTCGGGCCAGGCCGAACGGGCTCTGCACGCCGGGGACACGGCGCCCGGTTTCCGCCTCCCCACCGCGACCGGCGACACCGTCACCCTGGACGGTCTGCTCTCCACCGGCCCGGTCGTGCTCACCTTCTACCGCGGCGCCTGGTGCCCCTTCTGCAACTTTGCGCTGCACGCCCTGCAGCAGCAGCACGCCGACATCACCGCCCGCGGCGCCCGGCTGGTGGCCATATCGCCGCAGGTCCCCGACGAATCACTCACCCTCACCGAAAAGCACGCGCTCGCCTTCGACGTCCTCAGCGATCTCGGCTCGGACACCGCCAAGCAGTACGGCCTCAGCTTCGACCTGCCCGAGGACCTGGCCGCCGTGTACGACTCCCTGGGCTTCGATCTGCAGCGCGTCAACGGCGGCCATCCGCGCACCCTGCCGCTGCCCGCCACCTACGTCATCGACCGCGACGCCACCATCCGCTGGGCCTTCGTCGACACCGACTACACCCGCCGCGCCGAACCGTCCGACATCCTCGCCGCCCTCGACGCCTTGTCCCCGGCACGCTGAATCCCGCACGGCACCAGTGCACCGGCGCCACCCGCGCAAACACCCACCTGCTCAATCACCCACCCGCTCAATCGCCCGCTCACTCGCTCAGGGAATTCCGCACCTCATTCGCAGATGTCTTAACGGGAAATTGACCGCCATGGCGCATTGCACCAACGCGCCGACAACCCCCCATAGGCCACCGCCTGCCGGAGCGCTATGGTCGGTTTTCCAGGAACGTAACGGGGGAGGGCAGCCGCGGATGGCACAGGACGATGCCGTGATCGGCTGTACGGGAGTGCTGCTGATCGGCACGCGCGGGGCTGCCGGTCCCGGTGAGGTCCTGGTACGGATCAGAGGCGGTAGCGAGGCCTTTCTCGCCTGGTCCGCCGAGCCCCTTCCGGTAGGGGCGACCGTGCTCGTGATCGAGTCGCGTGGCAGTCGTCAGGTCGACGTCATGGAGTGGGCCGATCCGTTGGACGCGTTGTCCGGCAATGCCGGCGACGCCGGTTGAGGAGAATGAGGATGTTCGGTTACCGCGTTCCTGCCCCCGATCAAGCCATGCTGATCTCGGGAGGCAGGCGTGGACAGGGGGGCGCGCCGTTCCGAGTGGTCACCGGACACGGCAAATTCGTGCTGCCGGTCTTCCGCAAGGTCCGCTTTCTGACGCTGGCCATGTGCGAGGCGGAGGTCTCGGAGACCTGTGTGACCCGGCAGGGCATCGCGCTGACGGTGCGTGCCGTGATCGCGTTCAAGGTCGGCAACGACACCGAGAGCGTGGTCAACGCCGGCCAGCGGTTCCTGTCCGACCAGGACCAGATGTCGGTGCTGACCGGCCGGATCTTCGCGGGTCATCTGCGGTCCATCATCGGCTCGATGACGGTCGAGGAGATCGTCACCGAGCGGCAGAAGCTGGCCACCGAGGTCCTGGAGACCTCGAAGACCGAGATGGCGAAGATCGGTCTGATCGTCGACTCGCTGCAGATCCAGTCGATCGACGACGGCGAGACCGGCTATATCGAGGCGATGTCCGCCCCGCACAAGGCGGCCATCCAGCGGCAGGCGCAGATCGCCCAGGCGCAGGCCACCCAGGCCTCGGCCGAGGCGGAGCAGGAGGCCGTCCGCAACCAGGCGGAGTACTCCCGGCAGACCGCGGTGGTCCAGGCCGAGTACGCCGCCGAGGTGGACCGCGCCAAGGCCCGGTCCTCACAGGCCGGTCCGCTGGCGCAGGCCCACGCCCAGCAGGAGGTCCTCGCCGCCCGGACCGAACTGGCCGAGCGCGCGGCCCTGCTGCGTCAGCAGGAGCTGGTGGCCGAGGTCGTCAAGCCCGCAGAGGCGGAGGCCGAGCGCATCCGGCTGCTGGCCCTGGCCGAGGCGGAGCGGATGAAGATCCAGGCCGAGGCCGCCGCGTCGCACGACCGGGTGGCCCTGGACCGGATGCTGATCGACCAGCTCCCGCAGATCGTCAAGGAGGCTTCCGCGGGCCTGGCCAACGCCAATGTCAATGTCCTCAACGGCACCGACGGCCTGGGCGAGATCGCCGCGGGCCTGGTCGGCCAGGGCCTGACCATCCTCGACTCGGTCCGCCGCAACCTCGGCACCCCCGAGGGCCAGGACGGCAAGACCGACAAGAACGGCGGCACCGCCGCACAGCAGGGCCACAGCGGCCGGGTCGAAATCGAGTAGAGCCCGGAGGCAGTGAGCGGGTAGAGCCCGAGGGCAGTGAGCGGGTAGAGCCCGGGGGCAGAGAGCGAACAGGGCCCGAGCAGGGAGCGAGCAACAGCCCCGCACGGGTCGGAACCCGGGGCCCAGGGGGACACCTCTGGGCCTCTGGGCCTCTGGGCCGCTGGGCCGCTGGGCCCCACCCCGCTCATATCCCCCACCCTGCTCACATCCCCGGCCCGTTCACATCCCCGCCCCGCTCACACCCCCGCCCCCGTGGCCGGTCTTCCGCTGTGTGCTTGTGGCGGGCGTGGGCCACCAGGTGGTTGAGCACGGCGACGGTGGTGGCGATATCGGCGTCGTCGAAGCCGGCGAGCGCGTCGTGGAGACCGGCCTGGCTGGTGTGCTGAAGGCGGCCCAGGACGGCCTTGCCGTGGGGCGTGATCGCCACCTGCCGGGCGCGGCGGTCGAGGGAGTCCGGGGTCCGTTCAACCAGGTCCTGGGACTCCAACTGGCTGATCTGGCGGGTGACATGAGGCGGCTCGACCATCAGCAGTGCGGCCAGGTCGCCGACCCGGCTGACCCCGCCGCTGTCCTCCAGGGCCATCAACAGCCAGAGGTCGGAGCGCGCCGCCGTGACTCCCGCCTCGGCCGCCTGGCGTTCGTGGGCCCGGGAACGGGTGAGCAGGTAGGACAGCGTGGCCAGCACTCTTTGCAGTGCGGCGATGGGG includes:
- a CDS encoding nuclear transport factor 2 family protein; translated protein: MAPPRPPFPPFDEPSALRKVQAAEDAWNTRDPERVALAYTEDSVWRNRDTFLTGRDEIIAFLHRKWARELDYALRKELWSYSGNRIAVRFQYESHDAAGQWWRSYGNELWEFDGEGLMRRREAGIHDVAITGDERRIFGPRPEEEKGRPLPFR
- a CDS encoding PLP-dependent aminotransferase family protein; translated protein: MHRSKERPTDKSITPPVPPVPPISSAPSGSPDPSGSSDFLQLNIAEAPAGGRSDWLARELRCAIADGRLPVGSRLPATRVLAAELRVSRGVITEAYQRLTEDGQLAGRRRAGTVVVAAPVTATAGATASSTEISTARAPARATSSFTVRGTARATDAAPAVHRDRPTTPFAAPPGPEIFDELRTAPARIDLSPGLPDLSAFPRAAWLRAERAVLAGLASTELGYGDPRGTPALRLAVANWLARNRGIRAEPDEVLIVSGTAQALGLIAQVLHRDGIRETAVEDPGSLGAQQHLRHWQQATPPVPVDEHGIRVDALRGSGARAVLLTPAHQFPTGVVLDGGRRRELMRWAADGGLIIEDDYDAEHRYDRAPAPALRSLLADQVCYAGSISKLLAPALRVGWVLAPPRYRTALADAKRFADLGNAALPQLVLARLMESGELERRLRLLRRRHRQRRDAMIAAIRAQLPGATVHGAAAGLHLTITFAPDVCRGSDTDLAAAALARGVKVQPLSWHRQLPAAPGLVLGYAARTPGEITEGVAVLGEALKGG
- a CDS encoding methyltransferase domain-containing protein, with the translated sequence MNTNTAYVHGYLPREARRLCDQADTLAPLLHAGTAYPAGSWVLEVGCGVGAQTVHLARNSPRARIVAVDRSEESLAQARAYMAEQEPGADVTWRAADLLHLPFKEAEFDHIFACFVLEHLEEPDKALATLRRLLRPGGTLTVIEGDHGSVVFHPDSLHAHEVIGHQVRLQATAGGNALLGRELQPLLRVAGFEKVAIRPRTVYADRTRPALVDGFTRNTFIAMIEAVRDDALGVGLTTAADWDRGITDLRRAAEDDGTFHYTFFKAVAVNPMP
- a CDS encoding TetR/AcrR family transcriptional regulator encodes the protein MPDIKHFNPDIVLDDALQIFWRQGLPTTGIQALVTATGVSRSSLYATFGSKDGLYAAALGRYIAQHSIPAFAHLSSAASGLTAIEEFFSGLIEVRCSGPVAGWGCMVTNAYAGPECTAPGIHTLLEEHHTMLEGAMRTALGTAEDLGQLQPDSDLDASAAVLATLAYGVNLRSRAGADAQALTDTVAAALAPLRAHPSPPQEHRPQ
- a CDS encoding peroxiredoxin-like family protein — encoded protein: MSLNDELTAFFRAHYPKLPAAAREVMDRAGRDLAASGQAERALHAGDTAPGFRLPTATGDTVTLDGLLSTGPVVLTFYRGAWCPFCNFALHALQQQHADITARGARLVAISPQVPDESLTLTEKHALAFDVLSDLGSDTAKQYGLSFDLPEDLAAVYDSLGFDLQRVNGGHPRTLPLPATYVIDRDATIRWAFVDTDYTRRAEPSDILAALDALSPAR
- a CDS encoding flotillin family protein, which translates into the protein MFGYRVPAPDQAMLISGGRRGQGGAPFRVVTGHGKFVLPVFRKVRFLTLAMCEAEVSETCVTRQGIALTVRAVIAFKVGNDTESVVNAGQRFLSDQDQMSVLTGRIFAGHLRSIIGSMTVEEIVTERQKLATEVLETSKTEMAKIGLIVDSLQIQSIDDGETGYIEAMSAPHKAAIQRQAQIAQAQATQASAEAEQEAVRNQAEYSRQTAVVQAEYAAEVDRAKARSSQAGPLAQAHAQQEVLAARTELAERAALLRQQELVAEVVKPAEAEAERIRLLALAEAERMKIQAEAAASHDRVALDRMLIDQLPQIVKEASAGLANANVNVLNGTDGLGEIAAGLVGQGLTILDSVRRNLGTPEGQDGKTDKNGGTAAQQGHSGRVEIE
- a CDS encoding MarR family winged helix-turn-helix transcriptional regulator, with protein sequence MPDPGRDQDPIAALQRVLATLSYLLTRSRAHERQAAEAGVTAARSDLWLLMALEDSGGVSRVGDLAALLMVEPPHVTRQISQLESQDLVERTPDSLDRRARQVAITPHGKAVLGRLQHTSQAGLHDALAGFDDADIATTVAVLNHLVAHARHKHTAEDRPRGRGCERGGDVNGPGM